One window from the genome of Rariglobus hedericola encodes:
- the ispG gene encoding (E)-4-hydroxy-3-methylbut-2-enyl-diphosphate synthase, whose translation MSYCASRFHTVRRLTHEVMVGQVGVGGVNPVRVQSMTTSDTQDIAATVKQSIALAEVGCEIIRITAPNVPAAKCLKDIREQFSAAGFGHIPLVADIHFLPSAAMEAVEHVEKVRVNPGNYADKKKFAVKEYSDSDYDLELQRLHESFSPLVLRAKTLGRSLRIGTNHGSLSDRIMNRYGDTPLGMVESALEFLRIGESHGFKQMILSMKSSNPKVMIEAYRLLVEHMNRAGMNYPLHLGVTEAGDGEDGRIKSAIGIGSLLYDGLGDTIRVSLTEDSVYEVPVAQALVKKAMSLWQPPSTLTASPFARFTATADAIDPFHFSRRPVQSLPLSATAPVGPEQPPRVIVRAASIDALPETLTQLASPRLADTPAEGVLIAIDSASDLQAVARILAAATQPPIAVLELSASLAPAAVAAASEDFKSPAIFLRSFGEDDVEPLLSFVEFTRARGHTLAIATTACALASLAPALPALGDDRLIFTLSNPAASLGNAHPHPTGAYRALVEQLRLAGSRAPLWIRNTAATTVHGDPSFLSRLLDAAILTGSLLCDGLGDLVSIETEADAPRATKVAYNVLQGAGARISKTEFVACPSCGRTLFDLQTTTQRIRAQTGHLKGVKLAIMGCIVNGPGEMADADFGYVGGAPGKINLYVGKTCVQYNIPQVEADARLISLIKEHGKWFDPAPVTAP comes from the coding sequence ATGTCCTACTGCGCATCCCGTTTTCACACCGTCCGTCGTCTCACGCATGAAGTGATGGTCGGTCAGGTCGGCGTCGGCGGCGTCAACCCCGTCCGCGTCCAGTCGATGACGACCAGTGACACGCAGGACATCGCCGCCACCGTCAAGCAGTCCATCGCGCTGGCCGAGGTCGGCTGCGAAATCATCCGCATCACCGCGCCCAACGTGCCCGCCGCGAAATGCCTTAAGGACATTCGCGAGCAATTCAGCGCCGCCGGCTTCGGCCACATCCCGCTCGTGGCCGACATTCATTTCCTCCCCTCGGCCGCCATGGAGGCCGTCGAACACGTCGAAAAAGTCCGCGTCAACCCGGGCAACTACGCCGACAAAAAGAAATTCGCCGTCAAAGAGTATTCGGATTCCGACTACGATCTCGAACTCCAGCGTCTCCACGAGTCCTTCTCCCCACTGGTCCTTCGAGCCAAGACGCTCGGGCGCTCCCTGCGCATCGGCACCAACCACGGGTCCCTCTCCGATCGCATCATGAATCGTTACGGCGACACGCCGCTCGGCATGGTGGAGAGTGCGCTAGAGTTTCTCCGCATCGGCGAAAGCCACGGCTTCAAACAGATGATCCTCTCGATGAAGTCATCGAATCCGAAGGTCATGATCGAGGCCTACCGCCTGCTCGTGGAGCACATGAACCGCGCCGGTATGAATTACCCGCTCCACCTCGGCGTCACCGAGGCCGGTGACGGCGAGGACGGTCGCATCAAGAGCGCCATCGGCATCGGCAGTCTCCTCTACGACGGACTCGGCGACACCATCCGCGTCTCGCTCACCGAGGACAGCGTTTACGAAGTGCCCGTCGCCCAGGCACTCGTCAAAAAAGCCATGTCGCTGTGGCAACCTCCCTCGACGCTCACCGCCTCGCCATTCGCCCGCTTCACCGCGACGGCGGACGCGATTGATCCGTTCCATTTCTCGCGACGCCCGGTTCAGTCCCTCCCGCTGTCCGCCACCGCCCCGGTCGGACCTGAACAACCGCCTCGTGTCATCGTGCGCGCGGCTTCGATCGACGCGTTGCCCGAAACCCTCACCCAACTCGCCTCGCCTCGCCTCGCCGACACGCCCGCCGAAGGCGTGCTCATCGCCATCGACAGCGCCTCCGACCTGCAAGCCGTCGCCCGCATCCTCGCCGCAGCAACCCAGCCACCTATCGCCGTGCTTGAGTTGTCCGCCTCACTGGCACCCGCCGCCGTCGCCGCCGCCTCCGAGGATTTCAAATCACCCGCGATTTTCCTGCGCAGCTTTGGCGAGGATGACGTCGAACCGCTGCTCTCATTCGTAGAGTTCACGCGCGCCCGCGGCCACACGCTCGCCATCGCCACCACCGCCTGCGCCCTCGCCTCGCTCGCCCCCGCCCTGCCCGCGCTCGGCGACGACCGCCTCATCTTCACGCTCTCCAATCCGGCGGCCTCGCTGGGCAATGCGCACCCTCATCCCACCGGCGCCTACCGCGCCCTCGTCGAGCAGCTCCGTCTCGCCGGCTCGCGCGCTCCGCTCTGGATTCGCAACACCGCCGCCACCACCGTCCACGGCGATCCGTCCTTTCTCTCGCGTCTGCTCGACGCCGCCATCCTCACCGGCTCGCTGTTGTGCGACGGACTCGGCGACCTCGTTTCCATCGAGACCGAAGCCGACGCACCACGCGCCACCAAGGTTGCTTACAACGTCCTTCAAGGCGCCGGCGCGCGCATCTCGAAAACCGAGTTCGTCGCCTGCCCCTCCTGCGGCCGCACGCTCTTCGATCTGCAAACGACCACGCAACGCATCCGCGCCCAGACCGGCCACCTGAAGGGCGTGAAGCTCGCCATCATGGGATGCATCGTGAACGGCCCCGGCGAGATGGCCGACGCCGACTTCGGCTACGTCGGCGGCGCGCCCGGCAAGATCAACCTCTACGTCGGCAAAACCTGCGTCCAATACAACATCCCTCAGGTCGAGGCCGACGCCCGCCTTATTTCTCTCATCAAAGAACACGGCAAATGGTTCGATCCGGCGCCTGTCACCGCCCCGTAA
- a CDS encoding glucoamylase family protein — MLNPSDDAFLEDLERRAFRLFWESAHADTGLIPDRARADGSKPGGMASVAAVGFGLTALAIGAERCWESRADAQTRVNQTLRTLRDRVPHEHGFWYHFIDAATCERAWNCEASSIDTALGLFGALSAGRYFGGETAALAQELYDRVDWPWMTNEEGLICHGWTPEKGFFPWSWNQFSEHWGMTRLAMASPTHPLPASAWTAWKRMPWVTYAGRRFLHHPPLFVHQFPQAWLDWRGFADSVTGVDFFENAREATLAQRQFCIDLRGHYPGYDENVWGLTSSDGAAGYMDWGGPPVNGQGIGAADTRIDGTVVPCAAAGSLPFAPEECLAALRTMHARFGETVYGPYGFADAFNPVTGWVGTDVIGIDQGITLLMAENLRTGFVWKLMEPWRPQ, encoded by the coding sequence ATGCTCAACCCCTCAGACGATGCCTTTCTTGAAGATCTTGAACGACGGGCATTCCGGCTTTTCTGGGAATCGGCGCATGCGGACACCGGGCTGATTCCGGATCGGGCTCGCGCGGATGGGTCAAAGCCGGGCGGGATGGCGAGCGTGGCCGCGGTAGGCTTCGGTCTGACCGCACTGGCGATCGGCGCGGAGCGGTGCTGGGAATCGCGGGCGGATGCGCAGACGCGCGTGAACCAGACATTGCGCACGTTGCGCGACCGGGTGCCGCACGAGCATGGGTTTTGGTATCACTTCATTGATGCGGCGACTTGCGAGCGGGCGTGGAATTGCGAGGCGTCGAGTATCGACACGGCGCTGGGGCTGTTCGGGGCGTTGTCGGCGGGGCGTTATTTTGGCGGCGAGACGGCGGCGTTGGCGCAGGAACTTTACGACCGCGTTGACTGGCCGTGGATGACGAACGAAGAGGGTTTGATCTGCCACGGCTGGACTCCGGAGAAAGGATTCTTCCCGTGGAGCTGGAATCAGTTTTCGGAGCATTGGGGCATGACACGGCTGGCGATGGCTTCGCCGACGCATCCGTTGCCGGCGAGTGCATGGACGGCTTGGAAACGCATGCCGTGGGTGACGTATGCGGGCCGGCGGTTTTTGCATCATCCGCCGTTGTTCGTGCACCAGTTTCCGCAGGCGTGGCTGGATTGGCGCGGGTTTGCGGACTCGGTGACGGGCGTGGATTTTTTTGAGAACGCGCGCGAGGCCACGCTGGCGCAGCGGCAGTTTTGCATCGATCTGCGCGGGCATTATCCGGGTTACGATGAAAATGTCTGGGGGCTCACGTCGTCGGATGGCGCGGCGGGCTACATGGACTGGGGTGGTCCGCCGGTGAACGGCCAAGGTATCGGAGCTGCGGATACGCGCATCGACGGCACGGTGGTGCCCTGCGCGGCGGCGGGATCGCTACCCTTTGCGCCCGAGGAATGCCTGGCGGCGTTGCGGACGATGCACGCGCGCTTCGGTGAAACCGTTTACGGACCGTATGGATTTGCCGATGCGTTTAATCCGGTGACGGGCTGGGTGGGCACGGATGTCATCGGGATCGATCAAGGCATTACGTTGCTCATGGCGGAGAACCTGCGGACGGGTTTTGTGTGGAAGCTGATGGAGCCGTGGCGTCCGCAATAA
- the rseP gene encoding RIP metalloprotease RseP — protein MDIFHTLFSSAWSILLVAVFFGGSIFVHELGHFLAARRRGVIVERFSIGFGPKIFSWKGKDGVEYRLSWLPLGGYVALPQLADMRGIEGESHADLKKTPPPNYSTRMIVFGAGAFFNIIFAFALACIIWGVGLPTSSEQATTRIGYVVDTVTTSDGAKVTSPAVEAGLRIGDTVRAIDGHKIETWQELMQVLLTSAGRTTDGTRREAIFTIERDGQLLDLTVHPVLAGNEKDRRVGIAPGYELVIHQAAAGSFGATAGFQPKDRLAALNDTPILNIQTYGDILKATADQPVRALVKRGEGTVTLTIPARTGSKDATELGLSFTTDSSLTYPNPFKQLGDNISMTYRTFASLVNPQSDVGISKLSGPVGIARVFHMAAQADIRYVLWFTILVNVNLAIMNLLPIPVLDGGHMLFATIGKLRGRNLPAQFIATTQSVFMVLLFSMMIYVSFFDVRRWNRDSRAERAEQTAPAEPAK, from the coding sequence ATGGACATCTTCCACACCCTCTTCTCCAGCGCCTGGTCGATCCTGCTTGTTGCCGTGTTTTTCGGCGGCTCCATCTTCGTCCACGAGCTCGGCCACTTCCTCGCCGCACGCCGTCGCGGTGTCATTGTGGAACGGTTCTCCATCGGTTTCGGTCCCAAGATTTTTTCATGGAAGGGCAAGGACGGCGTCGAATACCGCCTCTCATGGCTGCCGCTCGGCGGTTATGTCGCCCTGCCGCAGCTCGCCGACATGCGCGGCATCGAAGGCGAAAGCCACGCCGATCTCAAAAAGACGCCTCCGCCCAATTACTCCACGCGCATGATCGTTTTTGGCGCCGGCGCATTCTTTAACATCATCTTCGCCTTCGCCCTCGCCTGCATCATCTGGGGCGTAGGTCTGCCCACGAGCAGCGAACAAGCCACCACCCGCATCGGCTACGTTGTGGATACGGTCACCACGTCCGACGGCGCCAAGGTCACCAGTCCCGCCGTCGAAGCCGGTCTGCGCATCGGTGACACCGTGCGGGCCATCGACGGACACAAAATCGAAACCTGGCAGGAACTCATGCAGGTTCTCCTCACCAGCGCCGGCCGCACGACCGACGGCACGCGCCGCGAAGCCATTTTCACCATCGAGCGCGACGGCCAGCTCCTCGATCTTACCGTTCACCCCGTTCTCGCCGGCAATGAAAAAGACCGCCGCGTGGGCATCGCACCGGGTTACGAATTGGTCATCCATCAGGCCGCCGCCGGCAGCTTCGGAGCCACCGCCGGTTTCCAGCCGAAGGACCGCCTCGCTGCGTTGAACGACACTCCCATCCTCAACATCCAGACCTACGGCGACATCCTCAAAGCCACCGCCGACCAGCCCGTGCGCGCTCTCGTAAAACGCGGCGAAGGCACCGTCACCCTCACCATCCCCGCCCGCACCGGCAGCAAGGACGCAACGGAGCTCGGCCTGTCCTTCACGACCGACTCCAGCCTGACCTATCCGAACCCGTTCAAGCAGCTCGGCGACAACATTTCGATGACCTACCGGACGTTCGCCAGTCTGGTCAACCCGCAGTCCGATGTCGGCATTTCGAAGCTCAGCGGTCCCGTCGGCATCGCCCGCGTCTTCCACATGGCTGCGCAGGCCGACATCCGCTACGTCCTCTGGTTTACGATTCTGGTCAACGTGAACCTCGCTATCATGAATCTCCTGCCGATCCCGGTATTGGACGGCGGCCACATGCTCTTCGCCACCATCGGAAAACTTCGCGGCCGCAACCTGCCCGCCCAGTTCATCGCGACGACCCAAAGCGTGTTCATGGTCCTGCTCTTCTCGATGATGATTTACGTGAGCTTCTTCGACGTCCGCCGCTGGAACCGTGACTCCCGCGCCGAACGTGCCGAGCAAACCGCCCCGGCCGAGCCCGCGAAGTAA
- a CDS encoding helix-turn-helix transcriptional regulator: MINIPEQQAAYERDLESALVRLRAGKTRVRVPQSVELHRKRPRSHFHPVPELFVQTGGATVFECPADRFTLGAGELAVMPRGVPHAETPVDRRTPYGVLVCIHAQEGFVLHRGRATADREIQGWGSERLVSVRGREAFRYLDDVAEADKVPVVHRERYVAGLVDAFVVTLLSELHRPAVVSDARSPFVREAEKLARTMLADPELSVERLAASAGCATDTLSRQFHRERGVTLTTWITKERVTLAKDLLADARYNVAEVGWACGFSTASYFIRVFRTHTGMTPREWRVVERRSVTG, translated from the coding sequence GTGATAAATATCCCCGAGCAACAAGCGGCGTATGAGCGGGACCTCGAATCGGCGCTGGTGCGGCTGCGTGCGGGCAAGACAAGGGTGCGCGTGCCGCAATCGGTGGAGCTGCATCGCAAACGCCCGCGGTCTCACTTTCATCCGGTGCCGGAACTGTTTGTGCAGACGGGCGGGGCGACGGTATTCGAGTGTCCGGCGGATCGTTTCACGCTGGGCGCGGGAGAACTGGCGGTGATGCCGCGGGGCGTGCCTCATGCGGAAACTCCGGTGGACCGGCGCACGCCTTATGGCGTGTTGGTGTGCATCCACGCGCAGGAAGGTTTTGTGCTGCATCGCGGGCGGGCTACGGCGGATCGCGAGATTCAAGGCTGGGGATCGGAGCGGTTGGTGAGTGTGCGGGGGCGGGAGGCGTTTCGCTATCTCGACGATGTGGCGGAGGCTGACAAAGTGCCGGTGGTGCACCGCGAGCGTTATGTGGCGGGCCTGGTGGATGCGTTTGTGGTGACGTTGCTCAGCGAGTTGCACCGGCCGGCGGTGGTGAGCGATGCGCGGTCGCCGTTTGTGCGCGAGGCGGAGAAGCTGGCGAGGACGATGCTGGCGGATCCGGAGCTGTCGGTGGAGCGGCTGGCGGCGTCGGCGGGATGCGCGACGGATACGCTATCGCGGCAGTTTCATCGTGAGCGCGGGGTCACGTTGACAACGTGGATCACGAAGGAGCGGGTGACGTTGGCCAAGGATTTGCTGGCGGATGCTCGCTACAATGTGGCCGAGGTGGGCTGGGCGTGCGGGTTTAGCACGGCCTCGTATTTTATCCGGGTGTTTCGCACGCATACCGGCATGACTCCGAGGGAGTGGCGCGTGGTGGAACGCCGGAGCGTCACGGGGTAG
- a CDS encoding Gfo/Idh/MocA family protein gives MPSPKKSSVRIAIIGTGGMAANHAKRFKEVPGCTLVAAVDVSRERVEKFAADHGIPATFLSLDELLKGAEFDAVSIVTPDPFHAAQSIQCLKAGKHVLCEKPLALNHSDASKMVAAAQKAGVINMVNLSYRDWPAIQAVAKVIAAGRIGEIRHVEANYLQSWLPSKIWGDWRTTPAWLWRLSTKHGSRGVLGDVGVHIVDFATFPAGPVKNVYCKLKTFDKAPGNIVGEYTLDANDSAVMTVEFANGALGTIHTTRWSGGHANRLFLKISGTKGSIEIDSERSTTSYKFCAGHDLDKAQWITIDTKPTPNNYARFIKSIRTGKQDQPDFARGAEVQKVLDACITSDAKGRPINV, from the coding sequence ATGCCTTCTCCTAAAAAATCCTCCGTCCGCATCGCCATCATCGGCACCGGCGGCATGGCTGCCAACCACGCCAAGCGCTTCAAAGAAGTCCCCGGCTGCACCCTCGTCGCCGCCGTCGATGTCAGCCGTGAACGCGTTGAGAAATTCGCCGCCGATCACGGCATCCCCGCCACCTTCCTCTCGCTGGACGAGCTCCTCAAGGGTGCCGAATTCGATGCCGTGTCCATCGTCACGCCCGACCCGTTCCACGCCGCGCAATCCATTCAGTGTCTCAAGGCGGGCAAACACGTTCTCTGCGAAAAGCCCCTCGCTCTCAACCACTCCGACGCGAGCAAGATGGTCGCCGCCGCGCAAAAGGCCGGGGTCATCAACATGGTGAACCTGTCCTACCGCGACTGGCCCGCCATTCAGGCCGTCGCCAAGGTCATCGCCGCCGGTCGCATCGGCGAGATCCGCCATGTCGAGGCCAACTACCTCCAATCCTGGCTCCCCAGCAAGATCTGGGGCGACTGGCGCACCACGCCCGCCTGGCTCTGGCGCCTCTCCACCAAGCACGGCAGCCGCGGCGTCCTCGGTGACGTGGGCGTGCACATCGTCGACTTCGCGACGTTCCCCGCCGGCCCGGTCAAAAACGTCTACTGCAAGCTCAAGACCTTCGACAAAGCCCCGGGCAACATCGTTGGCGAATACACGCTCGACGCCAACGACTCCGCCGTGATGACCGTCGAGTTCGCCAACGGCGCGCTCGGCACCATTCACACCACCCGCTGGTCGGGCGGACACGCGAACCGTCTGTTCCTCAAGATCTCCGGCACCAAGGGTTCGATCGAGATCGACTCCGAGCGCTCCACCACGAGCTACAAGTTCTGCGCCGGCCACGATCTGGACAAAGCCCAGTGGATCACCATCGACACGAAGCCCACGCCCAACAACTACGCGCGTTTCATCAAGAGCATCCGCACCGGCAAACAGGACCAGCCCGACTTCGCCCGCGGAGCCGAGGTTCAAAAGGTCCTCGACGCCTGCATCACCTCCGACGCCAAGGGTCGCCCGATCAACGTCTGA
- the dnaA gene encoding chromosomal replication initiator protein DnaA produces MPSAVTSPNLWETVKSDFKGLFPEDVYQLWFEPITCLEAGEDTLVLGVPNDFAAIWINDNYLDLIVQRLRLTSGRLIDVKLKKSGAVTGNPSRTESEVSAPRAKPAAPKRTTRYDEKGTAYVGSLNPRNTFETFVVGSNNQMAHAAAMAVAQSPAQAYNPLFLYGDTGLGKTHLMHAIGHAILRAKPDTKVAYLSTEKFTNEFIQALQENQLTKFRQRYRCVDILLVDDVQFLAGKERIQEEFFHTFNDLFESGKQIILSSDRRAAEIQKLEARLVSRFEWGLPADIQAPDFETRLAILRTKAATLKFSIPADVANFIAQHIAKNIRRLEGALIKVASYATLTGKPIDMAATEMLLQDVLMEQAQNQLTIEIIQKKVADHYQIRHSDMTSKRRPNNIAIPRQIAMYLARSLTKHSLQEIGDAFGGRDHGTVIHACKSVDNMLEQDTTARGSIEFLRNQLSR; encoded by the coding sequence ATGCCTTCAGCCGTCACGTCTCCGAACCTTTGGGAAACCGTCAAAAGCGATTTCAAAGGGCTTTTCCCTGAAGACGTGTATCAACTGTGGTTCGAGCCCATCACGTGCCTCGAAGCCGGCGAAGACACCTTGGTCCTCGGCGTTCCCAACGATTTTGCGGCGATTTGGATCAACGACAACTACCTCGATCTGATCGTTCAGCGCCTGCGCCTGACCTCCGGCCGCCTGATCGACGTCAAACTCAAGAAGTCCGGCGCCGTCACCGGCAACCCGTCCCGCACCGAATCCGAGGTTTCCGCCCCCCGCGCCAAGCCCGCCGCCCCCAAGCGCACCACCCGTTACGACGAAAAGGGCACCGCCTACGTCGGCTCGCTCAACCCGCGCAACACCTTCGAAACCTTCGTCGTCGGCTCCAACAACCAGATGGCGCACGCCGCCGCCATGGCCGTCGCCCAGTCTCCCGCGCAGGCCTACAACCCTCTCTTCCTCTACGGTGACACCGGCCTCGGCAAGACGCACCTGATGCACGCCATCGGCCACGCGATCCTCCGCGCCAAGCCCGACACCAAGGTCGCCTACCTCTCCACGGAAAAATTCACCAACGAGTTCATTCAGGCCCTCCAGGAGAACCAGCTCACCAAGTTCCGCCAGCGCTACCGTTGCGTGGACATCCTCCTCGTTGACGACGTGCAATTCCTCGCCGGCAAAGAGCGCATCCAGGAAGAATTTTTCCACACCTTCAACGACCTCTTCGAGTCGGGTAAGCAGATCATCCTCTCCAGCGACCGCCGCGCCGCCGAGATCCAGAAACTCGAAGCCCGTCTCGTCTCCCGCTTCGAATGGGGACTCCCTGCCGACATCCAGGCCCCCGATTTCGAGACCCGCCTCGCGATCCTCCGCACCAAAGCCGCGACCCTGAAGTTCAGCATCCCCGCCGATGTCGCCAACTTCATCGCCCAGCACATCGCCAAAAACATCCGTCGCCTCGAAGGCGCGCTGATCAAGGTCGCCAGCTACGCCACGCTTACCGGCAAGCCCATCGACATGGCGGCCACCGAGATGCTGCTGCAGGACGTCTTGATGGAGCAGGCGCAAAACCAGCTCACCATCGAGATCATCCAAAAGAAAGTCGCCGATCACTACCAGATCCGCCACAGCGACATGACCAGCAAACGTCGCCCCAACAACATCGCCATCCCCCGTCAGATCGCGATGTATCTAGCCCGCTCGCTCACCAAACATTCCCTCCAGGAAATCGGCGACGCCTTCGGTGGTCGCGATCACGGCACCGTCATCCACGCCTGCAAATCCGTGGACAACATGCTTGAGCAAGACACCACCGCCCGCGGCTCGATCGAGTTCCTCCGTAATCAACTCAGCCGCTGA
- a CDS encoding ThuA domain-containing protein, which translates to MSKTIRVTVWGEFRHEKKNPKVAALYPQGMHETIADFLRPNTDFTVRTAWLDQPEHGLTDAILADTDVLIWWGHMAHGDVQDAIVAKVKTRVLEGMGLIALHSAHYAKIFKALLGTTCSLKWREATDKERLWNINPAHPITQGIGEYFEIPAEEMYGEPFGIPEPDQLIFISWFTGGEVFRSGATWQRGNGRIFYFRPGHETYPTYHQKEVQMVITNAVRWARATVCIPDVCPNAKPLEPLPDDTEAAARPTIGHK; encoded by the coding sequence ATGAGCAAAACCATCCGCGTCACCGTCTGGGGCGAATTCCGCCACGAGAAAAAGAACCCTAAAGTCGCCGCCCTCTACCCGCAGGGCATGCACGAAACCATCGCGGACTTCCTCCGCCCGAACACCGACTTCACCGTGCGCACCGCCTGGCTCGACCAGCCCGAGCACGGTCTCACCGATGCCATTCTCGCCGACACCGATGTGCTCATCTGGTGGGGCCACATGGCCCACGGTGACGTGCAGGACGCCATCGTTGCCAAGGTCAAAACCCGCGTGCTCGAGGGCATGGGCCTCATCGCCCTTCACTCCGCCCACTACGCCAAGATTTTCAAAGCCCTTCTCGGCACCACCTGCTCCCTCAAGTGGCGCGAAGCGACCGACAAGGAACGCCTCTGGAACATCAATCCCGCCCATCCGATCACCCAGGGCATCGGCGAATATTTTGAAATCCCCGCCGAGGAAATGTATGGCGAACCCTTTGGCATTCCCGAGCCCGACCAGTTGATCTTCATCTCCTGGTTCACCGGCGGCGAAGTCTTCCGCAGCGGTGCCACCTGGCAGCGCGGCAACGGCCGTATCTTCTACTTCCGTCCCGGCCACGAAACCTACCCGACCTACCACCAAAAAGAGGTGCAGATGGTCATCACCAACGCTGTTCGCTGGGCCCGCGCCACCGTGTGCATTCCCGACGTCTGCCCCAACGCCAAGCCGCTCGAGCCGCTCCCGGATGACACCGAAGCCGCCGCCCGCCCCACCATCGGCCACAAGTAA